The genomic window GTATTGACCGCATTTGCTTCCATGTTCCCACCAAAGAACGGTGCGTACCCGCATGCTTCCTTCTGGTCGGGCGGAAGATGCGTCGTTTTCGAAAAGGCGGGGTAGAATTTTTTTAATGATTTCAACATCGTCATCACTGAATTGGGTTTTCTCCGCCAACTGTGGATTCATGCTTCCATATGTCACATAGATGCCTTTATCGACACGATGTTTCATGCCCATTCTGTCTGAAGACATACTGTTTTCATCGCCGCTTTTTTTCGGCGGCTCACTGTTTGTGCTTTTTGTAATTTGTGTGCTGGTAATTCCAACAGGTTCCAAGCTGAACGCCGACTGGATCGTAACCGGCCCGCGAACAGGAATCGAAACACCGTCTGCTCCTTCGCTTTTCCCAAAGGCAAACAACTGACCAAAAGCTCGTACATCAATCCATTTTTTGCAAGCGGCTTCAATTGCCTTGTCTTTATCTGCCCCTTTTTTGAATGTATCTTTCCCTAAGCCATCTTTCGAATCTTCAGCACGAGCTTTCAGGCTTTTGTGCGAGTCCGTCTTGCGATCATCCGATTGGACAAAAACAGCCTGCCCGTCTTTTTCCTCGTCGGACAGATGCATGTATCGTTCGACCAATCGATCCCGGATTTTTCGCTTTAGGCAAACGTCTGTAATTTCCCCCAGTCCTTCGTAATCGGTACGAGGACGGTTCCCGTTGAGGGGATCGCCGTTCGGATTGGCATTCTTCACTTCCATGATAATGGCAAAATCAATTTTCTTTGTTAGTGCTGACATATTTCTATCCTCCGCTGTTAGTTTGCTAATTCAGTTTCCACATCGTTTACTTCCGGTTCATCCGGATTTTTTTCCACCCATTTCCCATGATCGCGCTTGTGCGTTTTAAACCAGGCCCGCTGACAGTGGTAACCCAGCAGGTATTCGCCGGTAAGCCGGGTGTCCTCGGTGTATCCGTTTCCGTTCAGCTTCACATGAATTTCATCCAGCAACTCGTCGTAGCCTTTTCGCAAACCGGGCATTCGGGTCTGAATACGCGACATATAGGGAACCAGCGCTGTTTCAATAGTTCGCCAAGTAGAAAACGGGCGATCCGCAAACCGCTGCATCAACCGGGCCGCGGTGGTGTCGCGGCTTTCCTTGGCCATCCACAGGGCTGTTGATTCGATTCTTTCCGCGACCGCCAATAAACGGCCATACAGGTAATCTTTTGTATTTCTGTCATCTTCCAGTTCCATCTTATAGCTCCTATCCTTGTGAATTCCCTTAAACAGCGAACACGCGATCCCCAGACATTTTTCCCACTCCCAATGCTCCAACCCCGGGCGATTCGAAACCCGCCGCACGGATGACACCATCAAATCACGCGGCAACGGAGCGCCGTCAATAATGCACGGGAACAACCGTTCCACGGTTGAACCCAGCAGCTTGACTCCATTTTTCCCTTCGACTTTTCTACCGAAGGCCGCCCATGCAATTTCCTTCGGTGCCGGAGCACCGATAAAATGGCGGTCTTTGCCGAAATTCTGCGTCCAGGCAAATGAGTGGTGCCACTGCTCAACCCGTCTTAGAAATTCGGAGCCGGTCAGCTCGCGGTAATAGATAATGGCCAAGCGCCCTTTTGAGGCCGAGTCCAGCCCCATGACCACAATGTCTTCGGAGTCGCGGATTCCTGCGGCATAGCCAGCCATCTTTCGCCGCAGTCGCAACGCAAAATTTTGGCCGACATCTGTCGCCAATGGTTTCTCTGAAATATCGGCTTCATCTGGAACACCGAGAAAATCCAGCGAATTGGCCGTAGGATCAGGAATCTCTTTTCCGGAAACTGCCCAAGCAAGAAATGTAAGCCCAAGTTCACTTAGACTTATCCGGTAGCCTTGGCGAGAAATCAGCCACCTTAGAGCATTGTGCGCTTTCTGACTTTCCACATAACCGACTGTGCAACACTGCTTCCCCGCATCATCCTTTGAGTCTGTAAACCGCCCAAGGTATGTGTACCCATCGTTATCATTAGAAGAGATTAATTTTGCACCGTCATCCGGTGCTCGCAAAAATCTGGAGTGTTTCGTGGCTACTCGAACCATTTCACCAGACAACATGCAAAATGACTGTTGAGCATTTGTACTCGCGTCATATCTCTGCCAGGAATTTATCAAGGTCTCATCCTCCCAGGTTCCGCTACACAAATCGTCACTGGACTCGACCCGCCAACGGACAAAAACTTTTTTAGAATCAATTTTTGTCGCGCTCCCCTTCTCTTTTTTTGTTTTCAGTGGAATCAGCCCATGTTTTTCAATATCTGAATAGATTGTTCCGCCTTCCAGATAATTGAATACCGCCGCAACCTTTGGATGAGGAAATGAAGCCAGCCAACCCTCCATCAAGGATTTCATTAGTCCATATCGTTCAGGGTCTCGGTCAGGTAAATCTTTGGCGCAATATCCCAGCTCCTCACAGAGCGGGTGTGGGTCAACATTTCTCGTTCTATTAGCAGACTCCTCTGTGACAGGAATAATGGTTACGGACTCAGACGATGATAATTGGCGAATATTCCGCAACTTTCCTTCATGATTTAAGATGATTTCAACATGGGCAACTTTTGCCATATGTGCAATGGGCCAAGGTTGCTTTTCATCAGGATTCATTTTCTCGATTTCATTGGCGGTCTCGTAAAGTTTCTGCATCCAGCTCATTCGATCACCCCCATTTCTTCCGCTTCCTTCTGGTTCGGTTTTACATTTTGGTTGATGCCGAAGGTTTTCGGAGTCATTGGCCGAACAAACTTGCGCTGGTCCTGCGAGATGGATTCCGGACGCTCAAAGCGAACGATGCCGTTGCGCAATACCGGCCGCCAAAATCGCGCCCACAGCTCATGCTTTCCGGTTTCATCGGGATAATCGAACCCGTGAAACATTAGCCCGTATGCCATTTCATCGAGGCCATCATAGGCTCCGATTCCTTCACCAAATGCGCACGGCTCGACGTAGCCTTGACAATCGCGCGTTCCGAGAAATATGTCCTGCCGTCCACCAGTTTTGAGCACTCGGTTGCAGATAGCGAAATGCTTTCCGTCCACCCAATCCTCTTTCAGATTAGGTTGGTGCTGATTGAATTCAAAATGCGCCCTCACCTGATATTCAACATCGTGAAGGAAGGTGAAGTAGGAAAGCTCCGGAGTTTCATTTTGATACCGATGCAGCTTCGTTCCTTTGCTCTGAGTTCGGACCTGTTTCATCACCCGAACCTCATCCACAATCCAGATCAGCGTCGGCTTCCAGTAAATGGATTTGCACACACCTTTCAACGCTTCATAGGTTGGGACATGATAGGAGCATTTTTCTCCACCCATTTTGGTTAAGGGATCGCTGAAAAGTGCATATTTCCCCCATAATCGGAATTCGATTGTGTTTTTTGCTGTATCATACATATAGGAGTTCCTCCTCGTTAATGGGTTCAAGTGAAACACCGAACCGATTGCTGTAATATTTCTGATCCAAATAAAAAATCTCCGTCTCCTCTTGAATCCGGAAGATGGCCTGCTCTTCCTGTAGCTTCCGGAATTCATGCGGAAATAGGTTTACTGAAAACTGCTGGGCTTTGCGTAAGAGCGGAAACTGTTTTTCGACATCAAAGGCCCCGCATAACTCGCCAATCAAATCCTTTCCTTCTTTTCCAAACGGCACGATGACGCTTTGGGTGGGTGCATCGATGGATTTGAAAAGCCGTCCGGCTTCCTTGAAGGATTGTCGAAGGTAAATGGAGGGAGACTCCCTGTGCACACGCTGATATTCAGAAACCGCTAGCGGATTAGTGGATAGCAGATTCAAAAGATTGTCTTTTTGCCCCGAGTTCCCCAACGAAACCGGATAAACCATATCGGCGGATCGATCATAAAAATAGTTTTGGTAATACCACTCCAACAAAGGCGGACCGATCCGATCATTGCCATACTTCGCAGGATCTTCGGCATAATCATCCAGCACAGTGTTTGCCTTGTCCCTGCCCACCGCAATATCCTTCAGACAATCAATATTTTCCTCAGCAGGATTCACCACAAAAACGCGCCCCTCCGCTCGAGCTCCATGCCGATTGCAGCGCCCAGCAGCTTGGGCGATTGAATCCAGCCCCGCCAGATAGCGAATGACCGATGCGAAATCAATATCCACTCCAGCCTCAATCAATTGGGTGCTGACACACGCGACCGGCGCTTTATCCAATCGACTTTTGACTTTATCTAAAACTTCTCTGCGATGAGCCGGGCACATTCCGGTACTCAAATGGAAGCAGGATTCCCCCAGCGACTCCGACAGCTTACCATACAATTCACGGGCGGATTTTTTTGTATTCACCACCACCAGACAGCTCCCTGACTCCGTCACTTCATTGACAGTCAGTTCAGCAATTTCATCCACGGCCCAGCCTTTTGGTTTTCGCTCATCCCGCACCTCTACCCGTTTTAACTGATCAAACAACTGCTGCACATCCGGCATCATTTCATTCTCAGATGACAACGCTAATGCTCCTTTCAGACGATCGATGTGCTGATCTCCCAACAGAGGCTGTGTGGCCGTGCAAAGAACCACGCTACTGCCGCAGGACTGAACGAGAAAATTCACTGAATTACAGAACATGTGCACGCACCGAATCGGAAGCGTCTGGATTTCATCAAAAACAATGACGGAACGTGCCAACTGATGCATGCGCCGGGCCCCACGCGTTCCCCCTCCGAACAATGCTTCCAGAAACTGAACCATGGTGGTGTAAACAATCGGAGCGTCCCAATTGTCACAAAGCAGCTTTTCCTTCCAGCTCTGCCGCTCGGCCCCGACATTTGAATGATGCTCCAAAACTATACGCCCGGAATCTCCTTCATCTACTTCAAGGATCTTACGCACTTCACACGCATTTTGATCGATGATTGATGTGAATGGGATCACATAGATAATCCGATCCATTTCATGCTCTTGTGCGTGATGCAGAGCAAAGCGCAAACTGGCCAGCGTTTTTCCTCCTCCGGTCGGAACGGTTAACGAGAACAATCCGGTATCCCTTCCGGCTGATTCCAGACAATGCCGAGAGACATTGGAACGAATCCAGTTCACACTTCCAACATCCGGTATACCGAATCGTTTCAGATGTTGCTCCAAACGCTCAATCAAAACATTCCAACCAACATAACTGCCATTTTGTCGAAATTGAGCGGCATGAACTTTCTCTGAATCAGCCGTATCCTGACGGTCAGCATCAATTAAACAGCTAAAAAGGAAACGAACCAGAAGTCCGAGTTGGAAATGAAAGACAGTGGAATCCTGACGTTTTTCCGGAATGTGGGCATATATTTTTTTTACGGTCTGCTGAAACGACTGCAGCAATCCTTCCTTTTCCAAAAACTTAGAAACCTCCGCTCTAACCTCAGAACGATCCATTACTTCTGTGCGATGGGTTTTGTTGTCGGGTTTATTTATTCGACCTGTAAAGGAATCCTTAATTCCATCGTCTCCACTGGAAAGACAATCAATGAGTCCAGAATGATGTGAAACAAGGCAGAGCGCCAATATTTGAGCAAAAAGTTGATGGGAATTATCCAGAGCACACCGATTCCATAGTATTTGAGCCCCTGCCGTGGAATGGTCAATTGTACCCCTCAACTGACCCGCATCGACATATTCCTCATCAACGTCCTGATTGAGCAATCCAATAGCAGACCGAATATAAACTTGAAAATCAGAACTGTATTTTCCGGTATCATGAAGCAAACCAAGCAACGTCCCCAAGTCAGTCAGTCCAATTTTTTCAGCATTTCGTCCCGACAATTCTGCAACTTGCCGGAGATGATCCTGCAAGCTTTGATTTTGATGCGCTAAATACATGGCATGCCTCTGCAAATTGAATCCCTTAAAAATATGCCCCCCCAATCTGTTGGTTTAGTGAACATCCGCTGGAAATCCGGTTCTTCTCGGAAGTGCGTCTCAAAGATCCCAGCGAATCGGGCGGCGCGGGTGGCGACGTTTCCCAAATGCTGCCCGAGCGGCTGCCAGTCTTTGGGCTCCGCTCCCTCTTTGCTGTGGGCATAGTATTCCATGGCACCCCAAAATCATCGTCGATTGCAAAACATGGCCACTGACCTCAATGGCCCGACTAGCACGCGCAAAAACACGTAATGGATTATAGGTGTT from Pontiella desulfatans includes these protein-coding regions:
- the cas3 gene encoding CRISPR-associated helicase Cas3', with the protein product MYLAHQNQSLQDHLRQVAELSGRNAEKIGLTDLGTLLGLLHDTGKYSSDFQVYIRSAIGLLNQDVDEEYVDAGQLRGTIDHSTAGAQILWNRCALDNSHQLFAQILALCLVSHHSGLIDCLSSGDDGIKDSFTGRINKPDNKTHRTEVMDRSEVRAEVSKFLEKEGLLQSFQQTVKKIYAHIPEKRQDSTVFHFQLGLLVRFLFSCLIDADRQDTADSEKVHAAQFRQNGSYVGWNVLIERLEQHLKRFGIPDVGSVNWIRSNVSRHCLESAGRDTGLFSLTVPTGGGKTLASLRFALHHAQEHEMDRIIYVIPFTSIIDQNACEVRKILEVDEGDSGRIVLEHHSNVGAERQSWKEKLLCDNWDAPIVYTTMVQFLEALFGGGTRGARRMHQLARSVIVFDEIQTLPIRCVHMFCNSVNFLVQSCGSSVVLCTATQPLLGDQHIDRLKGALALSSENEMMPDVQQLFDQLKRVEVRDERKPKGWAVDEIAELTVNEVTESGSCLVVVNTKKSARELYGKLSESLGESCFHLSTGMCPAHRREVLDKVKSRLDKAPVACVSTQLIEAGVDIDFASVIRYLAGLDSIAQAAGRCNRHGARAEGRVFVVNPAEENIDCLKDIAVGRDKANTVLDDYAEDPAKYGNDRIGPPLLEWYYQNYFYDRSADMVYPVSLGNSGQKDNLLNLLSTNPLAVSEYQRVHRESPSIYLRQSFKEAGRLFKSIDAPTQSVIVPFGKEGKDLIGELCGAFDVEKQFPLLRKAQQFSVNLFPHEFRKLQEEQAIFRIQEETEIFYLDQKYYSNRFGVSLEPINEEELLYV
- the cas5c gene encoding type I-C CRISPR-associated protein Cas5c produces the protein MYDTAKNTIEFRLWGKYALFSDPLTKMGGEKCSYHVPTYEALKGVCKSIYWKPTLIWIVDEVRVMKQVRTQSKGTKLHRYQNETPELSYFTFLHDVEYQVRAHFEFNQHQPNLKEDWVDGKHFAICNRVLKTGGRQDIFLGTRDCQGYVEPCAFGEGIGAYDGLDEMAYGLMFHGFDYPDETGKHELWARFWRPVLRNGIVRFERPESISQDQRKFVRPMTPKTFGINQNVKPNQKEAEEMGVIE
- the cas7c gene encoding type I-C CRISPR-associated protein Cas7/Csd2, producing MSALTKKIDFAIIMEVKNANPNGDPLNGNRPRTDYEGLGEITDVCLKRKIRDRLVERYMHLSDEEKDGQAVFVQSDDRKTDSHKSLKARAEDSKDGLGKDTFKKGADKDKAIEAACKKWIDVRAFGQLFAFGKSEGADGVSIPVRGPVTIQSAFSLEPVGITSTQITKSTNSEPPKKSGDENSMSSDRMGMKHRVDKGIYVTYGSMNPQLAEKTQFSDDDVEIIKKILPRLFENDASSARPEGSMRVRTVLWWEHGSKCGQYSSAKVHGSLKVEPDGSFDFDELDGLTPEPIDGF
- the cas8c gene encoding type I-C CRISPR-associated protein Cas8c/Csd1, with the translated sequence MSWMQKLYETANEIEKMNPDEKQPWPIAHMAKVAHVEIILNHEGKLRNIRQLSSSESVTIIPVTEESANRTRNVDPHPLCEELGYCAKDLPDRDPERYGLMKSLMEGWLASFPHPKVAAVFNYLEGGTIYSDIEKHGLIPLKTKKEKGSATKIDSKKVFVRWRVESSDDLCSGTWEDETLINSWQRYDASTNAQQSFCMLSGEMVRVATKHSRFLRAPDDGAKLISSNDNDGYTYLGRFTDSKDDAGKQCCTVGYVESQKAHNALRWLISRQGYRISLSELGLTFLAWAVSGKEIPDPTANSLDFLGVPDEADISEKPLATDVGQNFALRLRRKMAGYAAGIRDSEDIVVMGLDSASKGRLAIIYYRELTGSEFLRRVEQWHHSFAWTQNFGKDRHFIGAPAPKEIAWAAFGRKVEGKNGVKLLGSTVERLFPCIIDGAPLPRDLMVSSVRRVSNRPGLEHWEWEKCLGIACSLFKGIHKDRSYKMELEDDRNTKDYLYGRLLAVAERIESTALWMAKESRDTTAARLMQRFADRPFSTWRTIETALVPYMSRIQTRMPGLRKGYDELLDEIHVKLNGNGYTEDTRLTGEYLLGYHCQRAWFKTHKRDHGKWVEKNPDEPEVNDVETELAN